The region GCAGCAGCGCCCGGTCCCGGTCCCGGTCATCGTGGCGAGCAGCTCATCCCACATCACGTCAGGAATTGCCCGAGGAGTCATGTCCGCCACGCGTTGCCGCAACCGCGCCCGCTTGAACTGCTGCTTGGCCTCGATCAGGCTCCGGTGCGCCACCGCGAGCCGCCGGGCACGCGAAGACGGCACCGGATTGGCTACCGGCCCCCGTCCGAAATGCCCGTGCTAGGCGGAAAACCCATACACAGCAGTGAGGCAATGGTTGATCGTCCTTGGGGCATACCCCTCGGCCAATGCCGGCTTGCCCGTACGGAGGTTCACGGTGCCCGGCGCCGTGCCCGCTGGCCTGGTCCGCCGACGCTGTGGATTGCGCGCGGTCTTCATCCACCCGACCAACACGTCCACTTCGGAACCGGTCGCACGCTCCCAGTCGACTTCCAGCTCCCACAAGACCCGAAACCAACGCAGCAGGTCGTAGCCGTAGCTGCGGCTGGTCAACGGGCTCATATCGCTCAACGCCAGGTCGCGCAGGTAGCGGGTCACCGGCTCGACCTCGACTCCTGCTGGGTTGGTCACCACAAAAGGGGGAAGTTTCCCCGCGGCTGTCGTGACGGCACCAACACGTTCGAGGTCGACTCGTCCCTCCATGAGTCGCCTTCGCAAATCAGACATACACCAAATCCCTCCACTGTGGATTGCCGTCGCCCTTGATCAACGGCACTTGGTGCAGTCAACTGAACATCCCCACCACGTGCGCCCGCTCGACACCGTGGGCGTCGAGCACCGCCACCGCGTCCCGCGCGAGGTCGCCCATGCCGTAGTCGCCCGCCTCGGTCTTGGTCGAGCGGCCGGTGTCGCGGTGGTCGTACCGGACGACCCGGCAGCCGCCGGCGACCAGCAGCGCCACGAACTCGTCCGGCCAGCCGTGGGCCGGGGCGTTGGCCCCCATGACCAGGAGCACCGGCGCACCGCCGTCCTCTCCCAGCACCTCGCTCCACAGCTCGACCGAACCCGCCCGCACCCACTGTTCCACCACGACGCCCCCCAGATTCCGATCAAGTCCTGCAAACCTCAACCGGACGCTCCACTGTGGATCCCGATGCCGCGGGGACGTGGAGCGCGCTGTGGTGAGGTTCCTCGGGTTGCAGTCGGCCGGCTTGGTCGTGCTGCCCGCCGACTCCGTGCGGTACCCCACTTCGGTGCGGCCCACCGGCCCACCGCACTCGCCGAAGGTTGCTGCGCCTGGCCGCGCCGACCGGCGTCGGGTCGTAGGCCGGCTGGATGGGTCGTCGACGGCACGGGGTCGTCGGTGGCAAGAGGCGTGTGCGGGCGCGAGGTAGGCTTCTGCGCGCTGCTACCAGGGGGTCACGTCGTGCGGTTCGCAATTCTGGGGCCGTTGCGGGTCGAGCGCGACGGTGTCGAGGTCCCGGTCGGCGGGCCGCGACAGCGCGACCTGCTGGCACTGCTCCTGGTACGCCCGAACCGGGTGCTCACCGCCGACTGGCTGGCCGACGCCCTGTGGGACGGCCGGCCGCCGGCCAGCGCCGCGGTGACCCTCCGGACCCACGTGGCGGGCCTGCGGCGCGCCCTGGAGCCCGGTCGGGGCCACCGCGCGCCCGCCGAACTGCTGCGCGGGCACGCCGGCGGCTACGAGCTGGCCGTGCCGCCGGACGCGGTGGACGCCGTCCGCTTCACCGCCCTCGCCGACGACGCCGCAGCGGCCCTGGCCGCCGGCGACGCCCCGCTGGCCGAACACCGCTACCGCGCGGCGCTGGCCCTGTGGCGGGGTGAGGTGGCGGTCGGGCTGGCCGCCGTGCGCGCCGACGTCGCCGGGCTGGTCGAGGCGCGCCTGGTGGCGCGGGAAGGGCTCGGCACGGCGGCGGTGGCGCTCGGCAGGCACCACGAGGTCCTCCCCGACCTGCGGCGCTTCGTGACCGACCACCCCGAGCGCGAGCACGCGCGCGGCCAGTTGATGCTCGCGCTCTACCGCGCCGGCCGGCAGACCGAGGCGCTGGCGGTCTACGACGAGGGTCGGCGGGTCCTTCTCGACGAGCACGGCGTCACGCCAGGCGAGCCGTTGCGCGCCCTGCACCGACGAATCCTGGCCCAGGACGTGCCGGCGCTCGTCACCCCGCCACGCGCCGTAGTCGTGCCCGGCGCTCGGCAAGCCGTCGTGCCGCCCGCTCCGCCGCGTGACCGGCACGACGCGCCCGCCCCGCCGCCCGCCACCGCCGCTGCGCCACGCGCCGTCGAGGCGGACGGGGTGCGGGTCGTGGGCCGGGAACGCGAACTCGCGGTGCTCGACGGGGTGCTGGTGGCGGCGCGGCACGCGGGCGGGCGGGTCGTGGCGGTGGTCGGCGAAGCCGGGATCGGGAAGACCAGCCTGGCCCGGGTGGTCGGGGCGCGTGCCGCGGCGGCCGGTACCCCGGTGGTGTGGGCGCGGTGCCCGGACATCGGGCAGACGCCGCCGTTCTGGCTGTGGACGCAGGTGGTGCGGGCGTTGTCGCCGGACGGCGTGGAGCCCGCCCTGGCCGGGTTCACCGGTCCGTTCGCCGTCGACCGCGCCGACCGGGTCGACCCGAGCGCCCGCTTCCGCGCCTACGACGCCGTCGCCGCGCTGGTCCACGCGGCCGCCGCCGACGCGGGCCTGGTGCTGGTCCTGGACGACCTGCACGCCGCCGACCCGGACTCGTTGCTGTTGCTGCGCTACCTCGCACCCACCCTGCACACCTCGCGGGCGCTGGTGGTCGCGACGCTGCGCCCTTACGAGCACGACCCGGACGTGGTCGCCGCGCTGGCCGACGTGGCCCGCTCCCCCGGCCACCGCCGCGTGCACCCCGCCGGGCTCGACGCGGACGCGGTGGCCGACCTGGTGCGCGGCCACACCGGCAGCACTCCGTCGGCCGCCGCCGTGGACCGGCTGGTCACCCGCACCGGCGGCAACCCGTTCTTCCTCACCGAGCTGCTGACCTCGCCGGAGGACCCGCCGCCGAGCATCCGCGACACCGTCCGCCGCCGGCTGCACGCCCTGGACGACGCCACCCGCGACTGCCTCGACCTGCTCAGCGTCGCGGGCCGGGACCTCGACGTGGCCGCCGTCGGCACGCCCTCGCCCGCCGCCGACCACCTGGTCACCGAGACCGCGCCGGGCGTCGTCGGGTTCCGGCACCCGCTGTTCGCCGAGGCGACCTACGCGGACCTGTCCCCCACCCGGCGCGCCGCCCTGCACGCCCGGCTGGCCGACACCGCAGGCGGCCTGCTCACCCCGGCGGAGCTCGCGCACCACTACGGCCGGGCACGCGACCGCGCCGCCGAACACCTGCGCTGGACGTTGGAAGCCGCCGAGGACGCCACCCGCCGGCTCGCGTTCGAGGACGCGCTGACCCACCTGGACCGGGCGGCGGGCCTGCTCACCGACCCGGCCGGGAAGCTGGCGGCGCACCTGCGCCGGGTGGCCCTGCTCCAGATCACCGTCGGCGTCGGCAGCGACGCGGTCGCCGAGGCCGCCGCGCCCGCCCACCACCTGCTGGCCAGGCTGGGCGGGGCCCGGCCGGCCGACCTGGCCGCCACCCTGTGGACGCTCGGCGAACTGGCCTGCAACCGCGCCGACTTCCCGCTCGCCGCGGACCTCGCGACCCGGCTGCTCGCCATGGACGGCGACGCGCTCACCAGGACCGCCGCCCACTACCTGCTCGGCGTCACCGCCTACTTCGCCGGCCGCCTCGCCGACGCCGAGGACCACCTCACCACCGCGCTGGACCACCTCGACGAGCGGCTGCTGCGCGGGCAGACCGGCCGCCGGCCGACGCTGGCCGTCCACGAGTTCCGCGCCCTCGTGCGCTCGCTGCGCGGCCTCGACGCCCAACCGGACCTGGCCGCGGCCCGTGCCCTGGCCGAACGGACCGACGACCCGTACGGCCGGGCCAACGCCGAACTGTTCGCCGGGTGGGCGGCGTTGCAGGAGCACGACGTGGCGGCGGCCGAGCGGGCGGCGCGGGAGTGCCGGGGCATCGGCGTGCGGGGGCACATGGCGCACTTCGTCACGACCGGCGACTTCTTCGCCGAGTGGGCGGCGCTGCGCCGGGGTGACGCGGCCGGGCCGGCGGCCGTGCGCGCCGCCGCCGACGGCATCTACCGGCTGGGCCTGCGCGCGACCCGCACGATCACGGTCGCCGCCCTCGCCGACGCCCACCTGGTCGCCGGTCACGTCGAGCAGGCCGCCGCGCTCGCCGACGAGGGCCTGACCAACGCGCGGGCGCTCGGCGAGCACGTCCTGACCGCCGAACTGCACCGCGTGCGCGGCCTGGCCACGGGCGACGCCCACGACCTCGACACCGGCCGTGCGATCGCACGGGCGCAGGGCGCACACCTGCTGGCGGCCCGCTTCGACTAGTCCGAGTGCGGTCGGTGTTCGGTGCGGACGGGCGCGGCCCGGCGGGTTCGACCGCCGGGCCGCGCACTGCTGTTATCCGCACATGGTCGACACACCGGCACCTGCGGCCCCGTTGCGCAGGTAAGCGGCCGGGAGGTAGCCCTGGTTCCGCCCGTCCCCCAACTGCTTGATCCAGAGGGTGTTGCCGTTGATGCTCTCGCCCCGCACGTAGCAGTAGGCGTCGTAGCCGTGGCCGGCGGTGACCTTGTCCTTCCACTTGGCTCCGTTGCGGGTGGCCCGGTCGAGGACGTCGGCGTGCGTCGCCGCCGTGACGCGGAACGGTGCCGCCAAGTGCGCGCCGGAGGTGGCGGACCCGGTCGGCTCCCCCGCTGCGGCGTCCGCCTCCGGCGCTCCGACGGCGAGTGCGCTCAGCAGGGCCGCTCCGACCAGCGTGCCGATCCGGCGAGGGCGGTTGGCAGTCGTGTTCTTCGGCATGTCCGATACCCCGTTCAGGTGTGTCGATGATGCGAGGAGGTCTCGCAGCCACCAGCACACCCCACCCCTGACCTGCTACGTCATCCATCTGGACGGTTCTGGACGTCCGTGGACTTCCCTGAGCGCCGACAGCCGGTCCGTGTCACGATCATCACCCACGGTGACCGAGAGGGTGGATGGTGGACGACGCGGACCCGACCAGAATCCACGCCCTGGACGACCTGAAGGCGGAGTTCGACCTGCTGCGCCGGGTCGAGGGCCGCCGGCTGGGCAAGCACCGCCTGTCCTTGCAGGACCTCGTGAAGCGGGTGAAGGAGCAGCGTGACGGGCGCGAGGTGCCGCGCAGCACGTTGGACAACTACCTCACCGGCCGCACGCTCGCTCCGCACGACGTCTACGCCGACATCCTGCGGGCGCTCGGGATCGACACCGGGGCGCAGGGGCCGTGGGCGGACGCCTGGGACCGGATCGACGACTGCCGGCGGCAGCCACCCGCCGACGTGCCGGCGCGGGACACGCCCCCGGACGTACCACCGGCCCCGGGCCGATCGCGTCGGAAGCGGGTGCTGATCGGGGTGCTCGCGGGAGCGGCCGTGCTCGCGCTGGTGGTCGCGGTGGCGCGGTTCCCCCGGGACGAACCGACGACGGTCGGTGGCCCCACGGGCGTGTCGACCATGTCGGTCAACGGCCTGGTGGCCGGGCCGGGCGACGGGGCGGACGCGCTGTGCCCCGGCCCGCAGAAGATCTGCCTGTGGGCGGCGGACCCCGGCGACCCGGCGGGCAGGTACGGACCGGTTCCGCCGTCCTGGTCGTTGACCGATTCCCGGATCCCGCCCGCCGACGCCCTGGCCGGGTTCAACAACAGCAACCAGAACCAGAAGGTCTGGTCGGATGTCGACTCCCGGGGCCAGTGCGCCGGTTCGCACCGGGTGTGGTTCGCCAACGAGCGCTTCACGAACCACCGGTGGCCGATCCGCTGCGTCAACCACTCCTGAGGCGAACCCGGTGTTCCACTAGCGCCTCCACACGTTCTCCACAGCCCTCCGTTGCGATAGGTCGCGAACAGCACAACGGAGGGGGTACTTCCATGTATGACGCCATCGTCGTCGGGTGCGGGCCGGTCGGGGCGCTCACCGCGAACCTGCTGGGCGCGCGCGGCGTGCGCACCCTGGTCGTGGAGCGGAGCACCGGACCGCACGGCCAGCCGCGCGCGTTCTCGTGCGACGACGAGGCCCTGCGGATCTACCAGCAGGCCGGCCTGCGCCGGGAGGTCGAGCGCGACACCCACCCGCCCCGCCGGGCCGAGTACGTCAACGCCCGGGGCCGGGTGTTCGCCGAGATCGCGCTGGACGAGATCGATTTCGGCCTCGGCGCGCGCCCGCTGCACTTCTTCGACCAGCCGACGCTCGAAGCGGCGCTGCGCCGGGGACTGGACCGGTTCCCGCACGTCACCCTGCGCACCGGCACCGGACTCACCGGCCTGACCCGGCATGAGGACCACGTGACCGTCACCCTCGACGGCGGCGAGGAGGTCGACGCGCGGTACGTGCTCGGCGCGGACGGGGCGCGCAGCGCCACCCGTGC is a window of Saccharothrix espanaensis DSM 44229 DNA encoding:
- a CDS encoding alpha/beta fold hydrolase codes for the protein MVEQWVRAGSVELWSEVLGEDGGAPVLLVMGANAPAHGWPDEFVALLVAGGCRVVRYDHRDTGRSTKTEAGDYGMGDLARDAVAVLDAHGVERAHVVGMFS
- a CDS encoding BTAD domain-containing putative transcriptional regulator produces the protein MRFAILGPLRVERDGVEVPVGGPRQRDLLALLLVRPNRVLTADWLADALWDGRPPASAAVTLRTHVAGLRRALEPGRGHRAPAELLRGHAGGYELAVPPDAVDAVRFTALADDAAAALAAGDAPLAEHRYRAALALWRGEVAVGLAAVRADVAGLVEARLVAREGLGTAAVALGRHHEVLPDLRRFVTDHPEREHARGQLMLALYRAGRQTEALAVYDEGRRVLLDEHGVTPGEPLRALHRRILAQDVPALVTPPRAVVVPGARQAVVPPAPPRDRHDAPAPPPATAAAPRAVEADGVRVVGRERELAVLDGVLVAARHAGGRVVAVVGEAGIGKTSLARVVGARAAAAGTPVVWARCPDIGQTPPFWLWTQVVRALSPDGVEPALAGFTGPFAVDRADRVDPSARFRAYDAVAALVHAAAADAGLVLVLDDLHAADPDSLLLLRYLAPTLHTSRALVVATLRPYEHDPDVVAALADVARSPGHRRVHPAGLDADAVADLVRGHTGSTPSAAAVDRLVTRTGGNPFFLTELLTSPEDPPPSIRDTVRRRLHALDDATRDCLDLLSVAGRDLDVAAVGTPSPAADHLVTETAPGVVGFRHPLFAEATYADLSPTRRAALHARLADTAGGLLTPAELAHHYGRARDRAAEHLRWTLEAAEDATRRLAFEDALTHLDRAAGLLTDPAGKLAAHLRRVALLQITVGVGSDAVAEAAAPAHHLLARLGGARPADLAATLWTLGELACNRADFPLAADLATRLLAMDGDALTRTAAHYLLGVTAYFAGRLADAEDHLTTALDHLDERLLRGQTGRRPTLAVHEFRALVRSLRGLDAQPDLAAARALAERTDDPYGRANAELFAGWAALQEHDVAAAERAARECRGIGVRGHMAHFVTTGDFFAEWAALRRGDAAGPAAVRAAADGIYRLGLRATRTITVAALADAHLVAGHVEQAAALADEGLTNARALGEHVLTAELHRVRGLATGDAHDLDTGRAIARAQGAHLLAARFD